The Mesorhizobium loti DNA segment AATTCCGGCTCCCTCAAGCCCTGTAAACATGGCTGGTGTAACAAGAGGACATTGCGATCCGGTACCGGAAATGTCGCGCAATTTAACGATCTTGCGGGTTAACGGCGCGCGTTAGGATCTGTTGAGATTCAGGTCAGGCCGAGTCGAAAATGGTGGTTTCCGGGGTCGCCCTTGCGACGAGCGGAGCGTACTTTTGGGTACGTGAGCTCAGTCCTAGTGCGACGCAGTAGAACGGGGAAGCGCAGGAAACCATCGTTTTCAGGCCGGCATCACCTGAATATCAATAGATCCGAAAAAAAGGCCGGCAAGGGAATGACCCCTCGCCGGCCTGCCTCACCCGCCCGTAGGCCGGTTTCCTCGGTCAGAACGATCCCATCTGAAAGAAACCGGCCGTCATCGCCACTACCGGTTACCGCCCAGCGCCGAGGCAAGGCGCACAAGCGAGAGGAACTCGGACCTGTACCCAAACGGGTCGGCTCCTCGGGCGGCAGTGGCAATCTCCATGATCTTGTCGTAACCGAACTTCGCGGTGGCATCCTCGTCGCGCAGCTTCTGGCCGAAGGCCGCAACCGCGACGGAGAAACGCTGGTCGGTGCTGGCCTGGTCGAAGGACGCCACCTCGTTGGCCGAGGTCACCGGCGTGGTGATCAGCTTCGAGATGTCTTCGTTAGGCAGCTTGTAGCGGATCTTGACGAAGGCATATTCGTCCGCATTGGCGACACCGCCATTGTTGACCGTGGCCTGGCCATAGCGCAGCGGGTCGATCTGCTCGCCGCCGCTGCCCTTCGGCGTGATCTCGTAGATCGCCGTGACCGAGTGGCCCGAACCGATATCGCCGGCATCGACGCGGTCATTGTTGAAGTCCTCGCGGTTGAGCGCCCGGGTCTCGTAACCGATCAGGCGGTATTCGGAGACCTTGTTCGGGTTGAACTCGACCTGGATCTTCACGTCCTTGGCGATCGGGAACAGAGTCGAGGAGGCATCCTCGACCAGCACCTTTTCCGCCTCGGCCAACGTGTCGATATAGGCGGCGGTGCCGTTGCCGTTCTGGGCGATGGTCTGCATCATCTGGTCGTTCAGATTGTCGTGGCCGAAACCGAACACCGACAGGAAGACCCCGCTCTTGCGCTCCTGCTCGATCAGGCGCTTGAGATCGTCGTCATCGCTCTGGCCGACATTGAAGTCGCCATCGGTCGCCAGCATCACCCGGTTGACGCCGTCCTTGACGAAGGATTGCTGGGCAAGCTTGTAGGCTTCCTTGATACCGGCCTCGCCGGCGGTCGAACCGCCGGGCGTCAGATTGTCGATGGCGTTGAGGATCTTGTCCTTTTCGGCCGCCCTGGTCGGCATCAGCACGGTGCCGGCCTCGCCGGCATAGGTGACGATGGAGATCGTGTCGTCAGCCCTGAGCTTGCTGACCAGCAGCCGGAATGCCGACTTGAGCAGCGGCAGCTTGTCGGGTTCGTCCATCGAGCCCGAGACGTCAATCAGGAAGACAAGATTGGCCTTCGGCTGCTCGGTCGGCTTGATGTCGAAGCCCTTGATGGCGACGTGCATCAGCTTGGTGTGCTCGTTCCACGGCGTCGGCATGACGCTGACGGTCGAGTTGAACGGCGTCGATGCCGAGTCCGGCCCCTTCCAGTCATAGGGGAAGTAGTTGATCATCTCCTCGACACGCACCGTGTCGGCCTGCGGCACGGAGCCTTCCTTCAGCGAACGGCGCACGAAGGAATAGGAGGCGGTGTCGACATCGATCGAGAAGGTCGAGACCGGATCCTCGAGCGCGGCATGCACCGGATTGGTCTTGAAATCCTGGACGCGGTTGCGGTTCTCCTCCTGCGGTGCGACCTGATCCGCCGGCGCGATGGTCGGCTGAGGTGCCATCAATTTGGAGTCGGCTCCCGGCACGCGAGCGACCCGTGACGCGTAGGGCGCGGTCCTGGTGCTACCATCCAACGCGAATTCATCTGTTGGTGCAGGTGCCGGCTTGTAAGCCTTCAAAGTGCCCGCCTCGGTTTCGTTGATTGTTGCCGGAGCATCAGCCGGCACACCACGCCCCAGTGCATTCTGCCGTGCCGCGCCGCCAACCGCGGTCGATTCGGATTTCGGTGGCGAGGCCGGCGCCACAAGCGCGTCGGTCGCGTCGCGGCTTTCCACATCCGCGTCGGCCTTCTTGTCCTTCTCCAACCCGGTTGGAGCCTGCTTCGGCTCGGCCGGCTTCAGGGTCGCCGGCTTGTCGGCCAGCGTCTCGGTAATCTTTTCGTCGCCGCCGAATTTGGACGGCTGTTCCCTCAGCATATGGAAGGTGGCGTATCCGGCGATCGGCAGGGCGACGAGCCCGGCAATGGCCGGCGTGGCAATGAGTTTCTTTTGCATGATCTCGCTCCAGAGCTTTTGTGCTCGCTCTGTAAGACGAAGGCCGCCGACCGATCCTTGGGTGACGGCAGAAATATTTTCCTGGTCGTAGGCACGCATGGCGGCTTCGAAGGCGCGCGCCTTCGCGCTCTCGCCCGGCGCCGGTGCTGCGATATCGCGCAGCCTGTTGAGTTCGTTGTCGTCGACCATGGTCACACTTCCCCGGCTGAACGCATCAGCGTCTTCAGCCGTTTCTTCGCTTCATGGATGTGCCAGGAAACCGTCGTCTCCGAGATCGCCATGGCCTCGGCGGCTGCCGCGTGGCTCAAGCCCTCGCCATAGACCAGCAGCACCGCATCGCGCTGCTTGTCCGGAAGCTGCCGCACGGCGGCCCACAACGCCTCGGCCGGATCCTCGCTCTCGGCCGGGGCGTCGCCCGAAATCAGCGCATGGACGCCATAGGCCTCGGTCTTCACCGTCTCGCGCGCGGTCTTGCGCATCATATCGCGCGCCGCGTTCATCGTCACGGAATAGAGCCATGTCGTGAAGGCGCCGCCGCCACGATAATCGCGGATCGCCTTGCCGAGCCGGACACAGACTTCCTGGGCGATGTCTTCGGCATCGGCCTTCTTGCCGCACCAGCGATAGGCGGCGCGATAGACGGAGTCGTAGTGGCGCTCCAGCAATTTGCCGAAGGCCCCCCTGTCTCCGCCCTTCGCCCGCCCGATCAGTTCGGCGTCGGAGGCTTCGCTCTCATCCAGCATCATCGCCATCATTTGCCTGTTGGACGAAGGCTAATGGCTAATCCTTGGGGTGATGCAAAGATTTTTTTCAGCCCAGTGCTTTGACGCTCAAATCGCCTGCCGGGACAGCTTCACATAAGGCGCAAGAAAGAGTGACCCGCTGGCATCAACCATGGTGCTGGCAATTCCATGTCGACTCGGGTCTCTGGTTCTCTTGCTAGAGCATGATCCCGAAAAGTGGGAACCGGTTTTCGGAAAGATCATGCTCCAACAAGATCATGCTCCAACAAAGAGATGGTCGCGGTCAGAACGTCGAACATGTCGGAACCGGAAACACCATCCGCCCCCAGCTGCTCGCGGCTGTTCTTGGTCTTCACACGCATCGCCCTGACGAGTTTCGGCGGTGGCGTGAGCGGCTGGCTGCTGCGGGAATTCGTTCAAAACCGCAAGTGGATGACGCAGGAAGAATTTCTCAACGGCCTGTCGATTTCCCAGGCGCTGCCAGGTGTGAACGTCAAGAACATGGCGGTCTGGATCGGCTACAGGCTTCTTGGCTGGCGCGGCGCCGTCATTGGTTTCGTCGGCATCATCGTCCCACCTGCCATCGTCATCGTTCTGTTGGGAACGGTATTTTCTTCACTGTCGCGGTATCCGCTGACCCATATTGCGCTGACCGGAGCCGCCGCGGCGGCTGTCGGCCTGTCGCTGTCGATGGGCATCACCGCCGCGCGCGCAGTGCCTCGAAAGGCTGTTCCCATTTCGATCATGGCCGGCACATTCATTGCCGTCGCGCTCCTGCACTGGCCGCTTTTCTGGGTCGTTCTCGCCGCCGGCTTCGTCAGCGTCGCCTACACCTACGCCGCGGCAAGCTGATGAGCGAGAGCCCGCACACTTCGCTGCTCAGCTTGCTGGCGGTCTTTGCTCCGCTCTCGCTTGTCACCATTGGCGGCGGGCAGAGCGCCATTGCCGATATCAACCGGCAGGTCGTCGACGTCCATCAGTGGCTGAGCCAGGCGCAATTCGTCGACGCCTTCGCCATCTCGCGGATGGCCCCAGGGCCGGGATCCCTGCTGGTTACGCTGATCGGCTGGCAAGTCGCGGGTTTCTGGGGCGCTGTGGTTGCAACGTTGGCAATTTTCGGCCCGACCACCTTTCTTATCTATGCGGTCGCTCACATGTGGTCCCGCAATGGCGGCGCGCGCTGGAAACGAGCGTTGGAGACTGGGCTCCGGCCAGTCGCCGCCGGCATGATCCTCGCCTCGACCTATGTGTTGCTACAGGCCATCGATGGCGGCTGGTTCGCGCGCGCCGTCGCATTGGCATCGACGGCAACGCTTCTCCTGACCAGGGTGAATCCGCTGCATTTGATCGGCGCCGGCGTGGCTATTTTCGTCGGGCTTCATGCGATCAGCCTGGCCTAGGCGATCCGCACGACGGCTCAGATCAGTGTTTCGGCAAACAGCGTCATCAGCCTTTGCCAGTGCCGCTCGGCGCCGGCTTCGTTGTAGACGCTGTGGTCCGGCACGCACCAGCCATGCGCCATGCCGACATAGTTCTCGATCGCGTGATCGACTTCGGCATTGCGCAGTGCCTCCTCCAGCCTTGTCGACTGTTCCGGCGGGAAACTCCGGTCGACGCCGGCCATGCCGACATAGATCCGTGCCTTGATGGACGCCGCCTTGCGGTGCGGACTGTCGGCGGCATCGCTGGCGAGGTTGCCGCCATGGAAACTGGCGACGGCCTTGATCCGGTCTGGATAGGCCGCGGCGGCGTTCAATGCTCGCGCGCCGCCCATGCAATAGCCGACGGTGCCGATCGGCCCGGTGACGTCCTCGGCGGAGAGCGCATCGAGAAAGGCCGCGCTGTCGCCGATGGTCATTTCCTGCGTCGTGCCGGTGACCAGCGCCATCAGCGCTGCCTTGGTCTTTTCCTCGGTAAAGGCGGTCTTGGCGTCGAACGGACCATAAGGCACGTTGCGGTAGAAGAGGTCCGGCACCAGCACCGCATAACCCTCGCCCGCCAGCCGCTCGGCCATGCCAGCGAGCGCCGGGCGCGGACCGAAAGCGTCCTGATAGAGAATGACACCGGCCTTGGCCGGGGAGGCCTTGGCCGAGCGGAACAGGCCCGCCTTGGCCACGCCATCACGGGTCTTGATCTGAAGGTCCTGCTTGGTCATTGCCTGCTCCGTTCATCCGAAGGGCGATACATATCCGCACAAACCGCCACGGCAAGGCATTGCTTGAAAGTAGCCGTCAACATTTCGTGCAGGATCGCGTGACGCGTTCGCAAGCTTCAGGGGCTCGACGAGGAAGGCTTGATCAGCTGGCGGCCCGTGCAAAGCTCGCCATGTGGAAGGCCTGGATATCAGGTGGATAGCGATATTCCGTGCCATAGGGACAGGCATTGCGGTCGAGGCAGCCGCCGCTCCGGCACGGTTCGCCATTCGCGCTCCGAACATGCGCCAGGCAGGCCTGATAGGCGAAGCCGTCCCTGGAATAGGCATCGACCGGGCAGGATTTCAGGCAGGGTTTTGCGACACAGGCGTCGCAGAGATGGATCGTCTCGCCCCGCCGCGGAAGCGCGATCTCATCCTCGAACAGCAACGCGCCTCGATAGGCATGCCAAAGCCCGTATTGCGGGTGCATGAGAATACCAAGCGGCGACGGTTTCAGCCCCTCCGCACGCATCGCCCATTGCTGGAATGGCAGATAGGGCTTGTCGGAAGGTGAAACGGCGCGTGCGCCGAAGGCCTCGGCCACAGCACCGATGACCTGCCGCGACCAGCTGTCGAGCGGATTGGCGATTGTCGCTGGCTGCTGCTCCCGCCAGCGCAGGAAATGCGGCCAGGGTGCCGCGCCCGCCTGCCCCACCAGCAGCACGGATTTCGCTAGAGCGCCCGACAAGCCGAGTGGCGGCGTTTCGTCTGTTGCAAAATTGAAGCCACCGCGAAGAACGAGACCATGGATGGCTAGGGTCTCGTCGATGTCGCCAAAGCTCAATCGGGAACCGTCTGGTTGCAGTCCGAGGGACGTCACATTGGACATGGTCGCCCTATGAAACTCTGGAACTCCGCGACTCTCGTGAAGGGTCGTGAGGGTGGGAGCAACCCGAGATGGTATGGCTCCAGGCCCTTCCCTGATCATCGAGAATCGTCAGTGAGCATCTAAAGGGGTTCTCGTCACGCCTGCAGAAATCTATACCGATGCCATCTCTTGGTAAATCGAACTCGACTTCAATCGAAGTCGCCTGGAAGCTCAAGCCCTTGGCTGCTGCTTGCCCTTCGATCATCGAACGATGTCGCCTTATCAGCGAAGCGAAGGCTGGTAGTGCCGCACACGACGCTTCTGACAGCTCGATCCGAATTTTGGATGTCGAGCTCTCTCTCGCCAACGAATGGAGCATCCCAATGCCCCAATACCCATCAACGTCGTTGTTACGGCTTACAAGGGAGCTGACCACATCGTTCGCGACACCCCTGAAAGCACTCCTTCGAGCCATGTCGGCCTCCGCGCAAGAATCATCCCTTCTTGTCCGGGTCGGAGAAAGCGCTCCGCCAGACTTCCTTGTGGATGATGTTGGCGACTTTAGCCCCGCCTGACTCGGGCTCCTTTCAAGTGAAGGCGTCTGGCATCGACCCCTTCTTCTTGGCGATGAACTCCTTCAGGGCCTCGTCGATGCTGGGATCGAGATGCGGCGCCTCATAGCTTTCCAGCCAGCGGCGGGCGAGTTCGTTGGCGCGCTGCGGCGCGGTCTTCTCGCCTTCGGCCAGCCACTGTTCGTAGGAATTGTTGTCGGCGATGTTGGAGCGATAGAACGCCGTCTGGAAATTCGCCTGGGTGTGGTCGCAGCCGAGATAGTGGCTGCCCGGCCCGACCTGGCGGATGGCGTCCATCGCCTGGCCATTCTCAGACAGGTCGACGCCTTCGGAGAATTTTTGGGTCATGCCGAGCTGGTCGATGTCCATCATGAATTTTTCGTAGCAGGACGCCAGTCCGCCTTCGAGCCAGCCGGCCGAATGCAGGACAAAGTTGGTGCCGGCCAGGATGGTCGAGTTCAGCGTGTTGGCGCTTTCATAGGCCGCCTGTGCATCCGGAACCTTGGAGGCGCAGAGCGAACCGCCGGTGCGGAACGGCAGGCCGAGACGGCGTGCGAGTTGCGCCGCGCCATAGGACACCAGCGACGGCTCCGGCGTGCCGAAGGTCGGCGCGCCCGACTGCATCGAGATCGACGAGGCGAAGGTGCCGAACAGCACCGGCGCGCCCGGTCGGATCAGCTGCGTGAACGATGCGCCTGCCAACACTTCGGCCAGAACCTGCGTCAGCGTGCCGGCGACCGTCACCGGGCTCATCGCGCCGGCCAGAATGAACGGCGTGACGATGCAGGCCTGGTTGTGACGCGAATAAACCTTCAGCGCACCGAGCATGGTCTCGTCGAACACCATCGGCGAGTTGGCGTTGATCAGGCTGGTCAGCACCGTGTTGTTCTCGACGAAATCGTCGCCGAACACCAGCTTGGCCATGGCCACCGTGTCCTCGGCGCGCTCAGGCGCGGTCACCGATCCCATGAACGGTTTGTCGGAATATTTTATGTGCGAATAGACCATGTCGAGATGGCGCTTGTTGACCGGCACATCGACCGGCTCGCACACCGTGCCGCCCGAATGATGGATCGACGGCGCCATATAGGCGAGCTTCACGAAATTCCGGAAATCCTCGATCGTCGCGTAGCGCCGGACGCCGTCGAGGTCGCGCACGAAGGGCGGGCCATAGACCGGCGCGAAGACGGTGGCGTTGCCGCCGATCTGCACCGAGCGTTCGGAATTGCGGGCGTGCTGGGTATAGACGGACGGCGCGGTCTTCAGCAGCGAACGGCAAAGCCCCTTCGGGAAATGCACGCGCTCACCCTTGACGTCGGCGCCGGCCTCTTTCCACAGCTGCAGCGCTTCGGCGTCATCGCGGAAGATGATGCCGATCTCTTCGAGCACCGTATCGGTGTTCTTCTCGATCAGCGCCAGTCCCTCTTCGTTGAGCACCTCATAGACGTTGATCTTGCGCTTGATGTAGGTGAGCTGGGTGCCCGGCCCGCCGCCGGAGCGCGCCGCGCGCCTGGCTGCTGCTCCGCCGCTCGCACCGCGCCCACGCCGCGCGTTTGACGCTTCCTGGTCGACTGCCGCGTGTTCGCTCATGATCGCTCTTCCCTGAATATGGCCTGGCCTGACGATGGCTGGTCCGTAACCGTTGCGGCCGCATGGCGGCTTTCGCCGGATCGTAGCCATGCACCCTATTCGAAACGGCCCGTCCGCGCCAACGCCTGTCGCAAAATCGACAAGAAAACCAATAGATTTTCCAGTCGCTTTCCTTTTGCGGGAAGTCGCAAATCAGCTATGGATACCCGCCCATTGCGGGTTAGGTATGAGCGCTAAAATTTTGTGCCTTGCGACACAGTCGCGATGCCGTGAGGAGCTGGATAAAAATGTCCGACGACGAGATCATCCTTTCTGAACTTTCCGACGACGAGCTGGTGCAGCAAATGCACGACGATCTCTATGACGGCTTGAAGGAAGAGATCGAGGAAGGCACGCGCATCCTGCTGGAGCGTGGCTGGGCACCCTACAAGGTGCTGACCGAAGCACTGGTCGAAGGCATGCGCATCGTCGGCGAGGATTTTCGCGACGGCATCCTTTTCGTTCCCGAAGTGCTGCTCTCGGCCAACGCCATGAAGGCCGGCATGTTCATCCTGCGTCCGCTGCTCGCCGCCACCGGCGCGCCGAAGCAGGGCAAGATGGTGATCGGCACCGTCAAGGGCGACATCCACGACATCGGCAAGAACCTCGTCGGCATGATGATGGAAGGCGCCGGCTTCGATGTCATCGACCTCGGCATCAACAATGCGGTCGAGAAATATCTCGATGCGATCGAGCAGCATCAGCCCGACATCATCGGCATGTCGGCGCTTTTGACCACGACCATGCCCTACATGAAGGTCGTCATCGACACGATGAAGGAAAAGGGCATCCGCGACGATTATGTCGTGCTGGTCGGCGGTGCGCCGCTCAACGAGGAATTCGGCAAGGCCGTCGGCGCCGACGCCTATTGCCGCGATGCCGCGGTGGCGGTCGAGACCGCCAAGGACTTCATGAAGCGCAAGCACAACGTGCGCGCTTCCGCCTGATCCAAGGCATCAGGATGGACAGACAGGAAAAGCCTCGCCTTGCAGCGCGGCTTTTTTGTTCCCAGATGATGGAGGGGGCTGACGATCAGTTGGCGACAGTGTCTTTGACAGCCCTTGCCGTCGATTTGACATCCTTGCCGACACCCCGAATGGTGTTGGCGCAGGCCGTAAGGGCCAAGGCACTGGCAAGGATGGCTATCGGCGCAATGCGCAGCAGTTTCATGGACGGTGTCTCCCTCGACAGATAAATTAGCCCCGCAGCGAAAGCCGGCTCGACTTGGTCAAGACGCAAAAAACGAAACCGAATCAGACAGACAGGCTGCTCGTCATCGCCTGCGGGATGATTGCGCGCGAGGTATTGGCCGTCAAGGAACAGCTCGGGCTCGACCACGTCGAATTGACCTGTTTGCCGGCGGAGTTTCATTTCTATCCCGACCGTATCGCGCCCGCCATGGACAAGGCGATCGAGAAGGCCAAGGCGGAGGGCTATGAGCACATCTTTGTCGGCTATGCCGATTGCGGCACGGGCGGCCTGCTCGACCGCGTCATCGAGAAGCATGGCGTCGAGCGCATGGCCGGTCCGCACTGCTTCGCCTTCTATCAAGGCATGGAGGCCTATGCGAAAATCGCCGACGACGACATGATGTCCTTCTACATGACGGACTTCCTGTGCCGCCAGTTCGACGCCTTCTTCATGAAGCCGCTCGGCCTCGACAAGCACCCGGAGCTGATCAAGGACTATTTCGGCAATTACGAGAAGCTGGTCTATCTCGCCCAGACCGACGACCCGGAACTCGACAAGGTCGCGGAAAAGGCCGCCGCCCTGCTCGGCCTCGCCTATGAGCGGCGCGCGACCGGCTATGGCGATTTGATGAGCGAACTGACACGGGCAGCCTTGCACCCGGAGAGCGTTGGTTAGGCGCCCGCTTCCAACTACTCCTCCGGTGGCGGATCCGACACGAAATCGACAACGCGACCGCTTTCAAGCCGGAGTGGGCCTATTGCGGACGGGTCTTTGCGCATCGCCTCGGCAATCATGGCGTCGACAGTGTCGAGGTTTCCCTGCAGAATTGAGCGGTCGCCGGATTCCCAGTACTGGCCTTCGTCGAAGATATCGAATTTGTGAAAAATAGGGGCAACTTTACGAAGCAGCCCGATGATTTCGATATGAGCCTCCGACCCGGCAAACTGGGTCTTGCAATATTGCTGCATGAAGAGGTGTCTGTCGAATTCGAACCGCAGAGGATCCGCCCGGGGATGCGGCAGAAGTTCTATTCCTGTAACCGGGCCGAGATAGTCCACGCTGCGTTCATCAATGACCCGATTGAGAACCATTTGGGCTTCATTTATTTCCCGAAATGGCCAGCCCCGAGCGGCGGCAACCGCCGCTGCTTCCTGCAACAGCGCAGCATATTTGTCGTCGTCAAGCAGTTGCCCCTCAAAGTGGATTGTCACTCCCACGTACACCTCCCCCCGAGAAACGATCGCAACGATAGCTGTGCGTCTACTCGATCGCCAGCGCCTCAAGCACATCCGCGAAGCTCGCCTTGCAGACGAAACCAAGCCGCTCTTTGGCCCGCGATGGATCGTAGACGCGATCGATCGATGAAAACATCGTCCAGCCCCTCCTGGCATAGAGCCGCGGATAATCCGGGAAGTAACGTGTTACGACCGACGGCGCATCGGCGATCAATTCCGCGCAGTCTTCCGGCTGGAACGGCGTCGGTGCCGAGATAATGAAGATGTCGAAGCCCAGCTGCGGCGCCTTCTCCAACGCGGCGACATGAGCCTCCGCCGCATCTTCCACCGTCAGCCGGCGGAACAGCAATTCATTCGCCTTGGTGTTGGCATCGGACTGTTCGATCGCGTGCGCCATGTCATCGGCTTCGGGAAAGAAGCGGGCCGTGCGCAGCACGACCACCGGCAGGCCATGCTGGAGATGATAGAGGCGGCAGAGATGTTCGGCCGAAAGCTTGGTGACCCCATAGATGTTGCGCGGCTCGGGCGACATCGCCTCCGTCAGCCAGGCCGCCTTGCGGGCACCGCCCTTGAAGCCGTCGCGTATCGCCTGCGAGATCATCAGCGACGTCGTCGAGGTGAAGAC contains these protein-coding regions:
- a CDS encoding dienelactone hydrolase-like enzyme: MTKQDLQIKTRDGVAKAGLFRSAKASPAKAGVILYQDAFGPRPALAGMAERLAGEGYAVLVPDLFYRNVPYGPFDAKTAFTEEKTKAALMALVTGTTQEMTIGDSAAFLDALSAEDVTGPIGTVGYCMGGARALNAAAAYPDRIKAVASFHGGNLASDAADSPHRKAASIKARIYVGMAGVDRSFPPEQSTRLEEALRNAEVDHAIENYVGMAHGWCVPDHSVYNEAGAERHWQRLMTLFAETLI
- a CDS encoding chromate transporter, whose translation is MSESPHTSLLSLLAVFAPLSLVTIGGGQSAIADINRQVVDVHQWLSQAQFVDAFAISRMAPGPGSLLVTLIGWQVAGFWGAVVATLAIFGPTTFLIYAVAHMWSRNGGARWKRALETGLRPVAAGMILASTYVLLQAIDGGWFARAVALASTATLLLTRVNPLHLIGAGVAIFVGLHAISLA
- a CDS encoding methionine synthase, giving the protein MSDDEIILSELSDDELVQQMHDDLYDGLKEEIEEGTRILLERGWAPYKVLTEALVEGMRIVGEDFRDGILFVPEVLLSANAMKAGMFILRPLLAATGAPKQGKMVIGTVKGDIHDIGKNLVGMMMEGAGFDVIDLGINNAVEKYLDAIEQHQPDIIGMSALLTTTMPYMKVVIDTMKEKGIRDDYVVLVGGAPLNEEFGKAVGADAYCRDAAVAVETAKDFMKRKHNVRASA
- a CDS encoding UDP-glucose 4-epimerase; this translates as MRILLTGSSGWLGSALAPRLRALGHEVIGLDPVPSFETQMIGSIADRDLVMRVVGGNRIEAIIHSGALHKPNIESRANSDFVATNVQGTLNLLDAAVATGVQRFVFTSTTSLMISQAIRDGFKGGARKAAWLTEAMSPEPRNIYGVTKLSAEHLCRLYHLQHGLPVVVLRTARFFPEADDMAHAIEQSDANTKANELLFRRLTVEDAAEAHVAALEKAPQLGFDIFIISAPTPFQPEDCAELIADAPSVVTRYFPDYPRLYARRGWTMFSSIDRVYDPSRAKERLGFVCKASFADVLEALAIE
- a CDS encoding RNA polymerase sigma factor — translated: MLDESEASDAELIGRAKGGDRGAFGKLLERHYDSVYRAAYRWCGKKADAEDIAQEVCVRLGKAIRDYRGGGAFTTWLYSVTMNAARDMMRKTARETVKTEAYGVHALISGDAPAESEDPAEALWAAVRQLPDKQRDAVLLVYGEGLSHAAAAEAMAISETTVSWHIHEAKKRLKTLMRSAGEV
- a CDS encoding trimethylamine methyltransferase — its product is MSEHAAVDQEASNARRGRGASGGAAARRAARSGGGPGTQLTYIKRKINVYEVLNEEGLALIEKNTDTVLEEIGIIFRDDAEALQLWKEAGADVKGERVHFPKGLCRSLLKTAPSVYTQHARNSERSVQIGGNATVFAPVYGPPFVRDLDGVRRYATIEDFRNFVKLAYMAPSIHHSGGTVCEPVDVPVNKRHLDMVYSHIKYSDKPFMGSVTAPERAEDTVAMAKLVFGDDFVENNTVLTSLINANSPMVFDETMLGALKVYSRHNQACIVTPFILAGAMSPVTVAGTLTQVLAEVLAGASFTQLIRPGAPVLFGTFASSISMQSGAPTFGTPEPSLVSYGAAQLARRLGLPFRTGGSLCASKVPDAQAAYESANTLNSTILAGTNFVLHSAGWLEGGLASCYEKFMMDIDQLGMTQKFSEGVDLSENGQAMDAIRQVGPGSHYLGCDHTQANFQTAFYRSNIADNNSYEQWLAEGEKTAPQRANELARRWLESYEAPHLDPSIDEALKEFIAKKKGSMPDAFT
- a CDS encoding entericidin EcnAB, producing MVEPELFLDGQYLARNHPAGDDEQPVCLIRFRFLRLDQVEPAFAAGLIYLSRETPSMKLLRIAPIAILASALALTACANTIRGVGKDVKSTARAVKDTVAN
- a CDS encoding von Willebrand factor type A, which codes for MVDDNELNRLRDIAAPAPGESAKARAFEAAMRAYDQENISAVTQGSVGGLRLTERAQKLWSEIMQKKLIATPAIAGLVALPIAGYATFHMLREQPSKFGGDEKITETLADKPATLKPAEPKQAPTGLEKDKKADADVESRDATDALVAPASPPKSESTAVGGAARQNALGRGVPADAPATINETEAGTLKAYKPAPAPTDEFALDGSTRTAPYASRVARVPGADSKLMAPQPTIAPADQVAPQEENRNRVQDFKTNPVHAALEDPVSTFSIDVDTASYSFVRRSLKEGSVPQADTVRVEEMINYFPYDWKGPDSASTPFNSTVSVMPTPWNEHTKLMHVAIKGFDIKPTEQPKANLVFLIDVSGSMDEPDKLPLLKSAFRLLVSKLRADDTISIVTYAGEAGTVLMPTRAAEKDKILNAIDNLTPGGSTAGEAGIKEAYKLAQQSFVKDGVNRVMLATDGDFNVGQSDDDDLKRLIEQERKSGVFLSVFGFGHDNLNDQMMQTIAQNGNGTAAYIDTLAEAEKVLVEDASSTLFPIAKDVKIQVEFNPNKVSEYRLIGYETRALNREDFNNDRVDAGDIGSGHSVTAIYEITPKGSGGEQIDPLRYGQATVNNGGVANADEYAFVKIRYKLPNEDISKLITTPVTSANEVASFDQASTDQRFSVAVAAFGQKLRDEDATAKFGYDKIMEIATAARGADPFGYRSEFLSLVRLASALGGNR
- a CDS encoding ferredoxin, which codes for MSFGDIDETLAIHGLVLRGGFNFATDETPPLGLSGALAKSVLLVGQAGAAPWPHFLRWREQQPATIANPLDSWSRQVIGAVAEAFGARAVSPSDKPYLPFQQWAMRAEGLKPSPLGILMHPQYGLWHAYRGALLFEDEIALPRRGETIHLCDACVAKPCLKSCPVDAYSRDGFAYQACLAHVRSANGEPCRSGGCLDRNACPYGTEYRYPPDIQAFHMASFARAAS
- a CDS encoding chromate transporter; protein product: MSEPETPSAPSCSRLFLVFTRIALTSFGGGVSGWLLREFVQNRKWMTQEEFLNGLSISQALPGVNVKNMAVWIGYRLLGWRGAVIGFVGIIVPPAIVIVLLGTVFSSLSRYPLTHIALTGAAAAAVGLSLSMGITAARAVPRKAVPISIMAGTFIAVALLHWPLFWVVLAAGFVSVAYTYAAAS